A genomic segment from Oncorhynchus clarkii lewisi isolate Uvic-CL-2024 chromosome 12, UVic_Ocla_1.0, whole genome shotgun sequence encodes:
- the LOC139422857 gene encoding malignant fibrous histiocytoma-amplified sequence 1 homolog, which yields MIPPNENKVSVCKTMGDKDNNLKTAKLWRDAALGSRKRRSNQRQLTLCSQNREKIILPENISDIEVLNLGNNSLHELPEGLGATLTNLRSLVLRRNKFVTVPFVVFELGPLVELDMSHNCLGHFSEDIGLLKGLKKLCISHNNIQYLPSQIGALHCLEELDISFNDICDFPRSFSQLKRLRSLDADHNKLNQFPPEILALSDMEELDCSGNTFACLPEDITKLQSIKNLWLSSIHISTLPDTFCHLHNLESLMLDSNNLTALPHSFGNLQRLKMVNLSSNELEEFPQVILNITGLEELYLSRNKLYFVPEEIGQLRRLANLWLDNNNITYLPDSIVELNRLEELVLQGNQIAILPDNFGKLSNVNIWKVKDNPLIQPPYEVCMKGIPYIGAYQKELAHSQLAVKPRLKLVLMGMKNAGKTQLRQSVVSEQQDANSARGNKGVDVTNWVADADRSLTFLVYDLSGKPNYDLIKPFFLSPGALYILVVNLKTYSPKNFYPHVGYFLHLLNAKVPHAVVCMVGTHRDLCGDMEVEGKNLDIHRQISLQEKWDTHCLRSLAHQVDQALEQGYNVRTSSPHILFYGVTDKNLRRKKAQLQYMLNHRLQILSPVLCVSCTESQINIQRLREKLMSVADHRDIFPNLHRVLPKSWQMLEELHFKPQDLWLSWWDSARLGLQAGLTEDRLQSALSYLHESGKLLYFEDSRTLKEYVFHNLPRFIAILNVFFQRDESTLLERLLSDSEKGDKRRTSVVIDGEKGENLRATHLQHQVEGFLSHGLLPSNIIRLLLRPLIQTQQDLHLIMELLEKMGVCYCINKPRSKPLNGATVWYKFPSYVSNEEPHAEAWVNGSSVAASQFFSVEQLQIEYSFPFLFPPGLFARYSVQINSHVVQRSDGRHQIFAYRGKVPVVVSYQPARGRLQAESLSIASHASLPNIWTAWQAIIPLVEELNVLLQEWPGLYYTVHVLCSKCLKRGSPNPHTFPGELLSQPRPEGLTEIICPKNGLERVNVALVYPPTPTVVSPCLK from the coding sequence ATGATTCCTCCCAATGAAAACAAGGTGTCGGTCTGCAAAACCATGGGGGACAAGGATAACAATCTCAAAACGGCTAAATTGTGGAGAGATGCTGCTCTCGGCTCTAGGAAGCGGCGAAGCAACCAGCGACAGCTCACCCTCTGCTCCCAAAACAGGGAGAAGATCATTCTACCTGAAAATATAAGCGATATAGAGGTACTCAATCTGGGCAATAACTCGCTGCACGAGCTACCAGAAGGATTGGGGGCAACCCTCACAAACCTGCGTAGCCTTGTCCTCCGCAGGAACAAATTTGTCACAGTTCCTTTTGTGGTGTTTGAACTGGGTCCTCTTGTGGAATTGGACATGAGCCACAACTGCTTGGGCCACTTCTCTGAGGACATAGGCCTGCTGAAGGGGCTGAAAAAGCTCTGCATCAGTCACAACAACATCCAGTACCTGCCATCACAGATTGGGGCACTGCATTGTTTAGAGGAGCTGGACATAAGCTTCAATGACATATGTGATTTCCCCAGGTCCTTCTCACAGCTCAAGAGGCTCCGTTCTCTGGATGCTGATCACAACAAGCTGAACCAGTTTCCCCCAGAGATTCTTGCCCTCAGTGACATGGAGGAGCTCGACTGCTCTGGGAATACGTTTGCGTGTCTACCAGAGGACATCACTAAGCTGCAGTCCATCAAGAACCTGTGGCTCAGCAGCATTCACATCTCCACGTTACCAGACACGTTCTGTCACCTGCACAACCTAGAGAGCCTGATGCTGGACAGTAACAACCTCACAGCTCTGCCTCATTCCTTTGGCAACCTGCAGAGACTTAAAATGGTCAATCTATCGTCTAATGAGCTTGAAGAGTTTCCCCAGGTTATCCTAAACATCACAGGACTAGAAGAGCTTTACCTGAGTAGAAATAAACTGTATTTTGTTCCAGAGGAGATAGGCCAGCTGCGTAGGCTGGCAAACCTCTGGTTAGACAATAATAACATTACTTATCTGCCCGACTCCATTGTGGAGCTAAATAGATTGGAGGAGCTTGTTTTACAGGGAAACCAAATAGCCATACTTCCAGATAACTTTGGAAAACTTTCCAATGTAAACATTTGGAAAGTGAAGGATAACCCCCTCATCCAGCCTCCTTATGAGGTCTGTATGAAGGGGATCCCCTACATCGGTGCTTATCAAAAGGAACTCGCACATTCCCAGCTGGCTGTGAAGCCCAGGTTAAAACTGGTCCTGATGGGAATGAAAAACGCTGGGAAAACACAACTCAGGCAGAGTGTTGTGAGTGAGCAGCAGGATGCCAACTCTGCTCGGGGAAACAAAGGGGTTGATGTGACTAACTGGGTAGCGGACGCCGATCGCAGTCTTACATTTTTAGTGTATGACCTGTCAGGGAAGCCAAACTATGACCTCATCAAACCTTTTTTTCTCTCACCTGGTGCTCTGTACATCCTCGTTGTGAATCTGAAAACATACTCACCCAAGAACTTTTACCCCCACGTGGGCTACTTCCTCCATCTCCTCAATGCCAAAGTGCCCCACGCTGTGGTCTGCATGGTGGGCACGCACAGAGACCTGTGTGGAGACATGGAGGTGGAGGGGAAGAACCTTGATATCCACAGACAGATTTCCCTGCAGGAGAAGTGGGACACCCATTGCCTGCGAAGCCTTGCCCACCAGGTGGACCAGGCCCTGGAGCAGGGCTACAACGTCCGCACCTCCAGCCCTCACATCCTCTTCTACGGCGTCACAGACAAGAACCTGAGACGGAAGAAAGCCCAGCTGCAGTACATGCTGAACCATAGGCTACAGATCCTGTCCCCTGTCCTGTGTGTCAGCTGCACAGAGAGCCAGATAAATATCCAGAGGCTGAGGGAGAAGCTCATGTCAGTGGCTGACCATCGTGACATCTTCCCCAACCTCCACCGCGTGCTGCCCAAGTCCTGGCAGATGCTGGAGGAGCTGCACTTTAAGCCCCAGGACCTGTGGCTCTCGTGGTGGGACTCGGCCCGTTTGGGCCTCCAGGCTGGGCTCACGGAGGACCGCCTGCAGAGTGCCCTGTCCTACCTACACGAGAGTGGGAAGCTACTCTACTTCGAGGACAGCCGGACACTAAAGGAGTATGTCTTTCACAACCTGCCACGCTTCATTGCCATCCTCAATGTCTTCTTCCAGAGGGATGAGTCCACACTGCTGGAGAGACTACTGTCGGACAGTGAGAAGGGGGACAAGAGGAGGACCAGTGTAGTTATagatggggagaagggagagaacctTAGGGCTACCCATCTACAGCACCAAGTGGAGGGCTTCCTCAGCCACGGCCTCCTGCCTTCTAACATCATCCGGCTGCTCCTGAGACCTCTCATCCAAACCCAGCAGGACCTCCACCTCATCATGGAGCTGCTAGAGAAGATGGGGGTCTGCTACTGCATTAACAAGCCCCGCAGCAAGCCTCTGAACGGGGCCACCGTCTGGTACAAGTTCCCCAGCTATGTCAGCAATGAGGAGCCCCATGCCGAGGCCTGGGTGAACGGCAGCTCAGTGGCTGCTAGTCAGTTCTTCTCTGTGGAGCAGCTGCAGATTGAATACAGCttcccctttctcttccctcctgGACTGTTTGCACGCTACAGTGTGCAGATCAACAGCCATGTGGTTCAGCGGTCAGACGGGAGGCACCAGATCTTTGCCTATCGCGGTAAAGTGCCTGTGGTGGTCAGTTACCAGCCGGCTCGGGGCAGGCTGCAGGCCGAGTCACTGTCCATAGCCAGCCATGCCTCCCTGCCAAATATCTGGACTGCTTGGCAAGCGATAATCCCACTGGTTGAGGAGCTGAATGTCCTTCTGCAGGAGTGGCCCGGGCTCTACTACACTGTTCATGTACTGTGTTCCAAGTGCCTCAAGAGAGGG